One part of the Mariniflexile litorale genome encodes these proteins:
- a CDS encoding PadR family transcriptional regulator, giving the protein MKIENTKAQMRKGVLEFCILSVLKDDDAYVAEILETLKDAKLLVVEGTIYPLLTRLKNAGLLNYRWEESTSGPPRKYYGLTETGKLFLTELNTTWSELQNAVNLVTIQKKQH; this is encoded by the coding sequence ATGAAGATAGAAAACACAAAAGCACAAATGCGTAAAGGGGTTTTAGAATTCTGCATACTATCGGTCTTAAAAGACGACGATGCCTATGTTGCAGAAATTTTAGAGACTTTAAAAGATGCAAAACTGCTAGTGGTTGAAGGGACTATTTACCCACTGCTTACCAGATTAAAAAATGCCGGACTTCTTAATTACCGTTGGGAAGAATCTACCTCGGGACCGCCAAGAAAATACTATGGTTTAACCGAAACTGGCAAATTATTTTTAACCGAATTAAACACGACGTGGAGCGAATTACAAAACGCCGTGAACTTAGTAACCATTCAAAAAAAACAACATTAA
- a CDS encoding DUF4442 domain-containing protein, with protein sequence MNVTPNKLNTFTMLKLPSAYLCGVRTKHIDTSKCVVTVTHRWINQNPFKSMFWAVQGMAAEFSTGALMMTKIKDSGKRVSMLVTSNSATFTKKATGKITFTCNDGKLIDEALQKAIETGEGQTVSMKSVGVNEEGVEVSTFVFEWSIKAKR encoded by the coding sequence ATGAACGTAACTCCTAATAAACTTAACACTTTTACCATGCTAAAGCTGCCATCAGCCTATCTTTGTGGTGTTCGTACAAAACATATAGATACTAGTAAATGTGTAGTTACAGTAACCCACCGTTGGATTAATCAAAACCCATTTAAATCTATGTTTTGGGCAGTGCAAGGTATGGCTGCAGAGTTTTCGACTGGTGCTTTAATGATGACAAAAATTAAAGATTCTGGAAAACGCGTGTCTATGTTAGTGACATCCAATTCTGCAACTTTTACTAAGAAAGCAACAGGAAAAATAACCTTTACTTGTAATGATGGTAAATTAATTGATGAAGCACTTCAAAAAGCTATCGAAACAGGAGAAGGGCAAACCGTTAGTATGAAATCTGTGGGTGTGAATGAAGAAGGGGTAGAAGTTTCAACCTTTGTTTTTGAATGGAGTATAAAGGCTAAGCGTTGA
- a CDS encoding DUF4870 domain-containing protein yields MINNHQKNIATFIHLSTFSRFIIPFGNFIGPIILWAANKDKSEFIDAHGKQAINFQASILLYALILGAITVPFFIFKMFSGLDFIDFHSFHDFHINIGKPSPLLYIGGGLGLLAVVGFIIELVLIVVASLKARDGEYYKYPLTINFLK; encoded by the coding sequence ATGATAAATAATCACCAAAAAAACATCGCCACATTTATTCATTTATCAACCTTTAGCAGGTTTATAATCCCTTTTGGAAATTTTATTGGACCTATTATATTATGGGCTGCAAATAAAGATAAATCGGAGTTTATAGATGCACACGGAAAACAAGCCATTAATTTTCAGGCAAGTATTTTACTCTATGCTCTTATTTTAGGAGCTATTACTGTTCCGTTTTTTATTTTTAAAATGTTTAGTGGTTTAGACTTTATAGATTTTCATAGCTTCCACGATTTTCATATTAATATCGGCAAGCCTTCTCCCCTTTTATACATTGGCGGTGGCTTAGGTCTTTTGGCAGTTGTAGGCTTTATTATAGAGCTTGTTTTGATAGTAGTGGCGAGCTTAAAAGCAAGAGATGGCGAATATTATAAGTATCCTTTAACAATCAATTTTTTAAAATAA
- a CDS encoding PspC domain-containing protein, translating to MNKTVNINLAGTFFHIDEDAYLKLQRYLEAIKRSFTDSQGRNEIIADIEARIAELFSERVQNDKQVIRIKEVEEVISIMGQPEDYLVDDEIFEDELQPAYQRKSSASKKLFRDTDNSYIGGVASGLGHYLGIDAVWVRLLWVLLTVGSGGTFIFIYILFWILVPEAITTAEKIMMTGDPVNISNIEKKIKDGFDTVSETVSGVAKNVSDSVSGAAKNVSDAAKKADFQRQGNKIKSSSKSFFDTLADIIMFFFKIFAKFIGIIFIIVGAFALIALIISWFSVGIADIVHIPGMDFVNIAIAGNSPVWLASLLLFFAIGIPFFFLFYLGLKILVNNLKSIGNIAKFTLLGLWLFSIIGLVVIGLREASEHAFNERITEKKELLITANDTLEIKMTENDLLRNRYYRHDSFKVANNENGEKTIYRSDISIIIKSTTDTLASISIEKSADGRNYDIAIDRAKKINYNYILKGQELRLDSYLSTHSKNKFSDQEIVVILYLPEGAVVKFNNNTKHYLNNRIASNYINQYLNVDEDGVICKDCDNDEFEVDIDTPNIKINENGIEIKGEKSSLKINDSGINAESEEVKVKIDGDGINIKSDN from the coding sequence ATGAATAAAACTGTCAACATAAATTTAGCAGGTACATTCTTCCATATTGATGAAGATGCATACTTAAAACTGCAACGTTACCTTGAGGCTATAAAACGTTCATTTACCGACTCTCAAGGGCGCAATGAAATTATTGCAGATATTGAAGCACGTATTGCTGAACTTTTTAGCGAGCGGGTTCAAAATGACAAACAAGTAATTCGTATTAAAGAAGTAGAAGAAGTTATTTCTATTATGGGGCAACCAGAAGATTATTTGGTTGATGATGAAATATTTGAAGATGAACTTCAACCAGCATATCAAAGAAAATCTTCGGCTTCAAAAAAACTATTTAGAGATACCGATAACTCATATATTGGCGGTGTTGCTTCTGGATTGGGGCACTATTTAGGTATTGATGCCGTTTGGGTGCGTTTACTTTGGGTATTACTTACAGTTGGCTCAGGTGGTACATTTATATTCATTTATATTCTATTTTGGATTTTAGTTCCTGAAGCGATAACCACAGCTGAAAAAATAATGATGACAGGTGATCCTGTAAACATTAGCAACATAGAAAAAAAAATAAAAGACGGATTTGACACAGTTTCTGAAACTGTATCGGGTGTTGCTAAAAATGTAAGTGATTCTGTTTCTGGTGCAGCAAAAAATGTTTCGGACGCAGCAAAGAAAGCGGATTTCCAAAGACAAGGAAACAAAATAAAATCGAGTTCAAAATCATTCTTCGATACCTTAGCTGATATTATTATGTTCTTCTTTAAAATATTCGCAAAGTTTATAGGAATTATTTTTATAATAGTAGGTGCGTTTGCTCTGATAGCGTTAATAATTAGCTGGTTTTCTGTAGGTATTGCCGATATTGTACACATTCCTGGAATGGACTTTGTTAACATAGCTATTGCAGGAAACTCCCCTGTTTGGTTGGCATCTTTACTCCTCTTTTTCGCTATTGGCATTCCCTTCTTTTTCTTGTTCTATTTAGGCTTAAAAATTCTTGTGAACAACCTAAAATCTATTGGTAACATTGCGAAATTTACGCTTTTAGGCCTATGGTTATTTTCAATAATAGGATTAGTCGTTATTGGATTAAGAGAAGCAAGTGAGCATGCTTTTAACGAACGTATTACAGAAAAAAAAGAACTTTTAATTACTGCTAACGATACCTTAGAAATTAAAATGACAGAAAATGATTTACTAAGAAACCGCTATTACAGACATGATTCATTTAAAGTAGCAAATAATGAAAACGGAGAAAAAACCATTTACCGTTCAGATATTAGCATCATTATTAAATCGACAACCGATACTTTAGCCTCTATAAGTATTGAAAAAAGTGCCGATGGCAGAAACTATGATATAGCCATTGATCGCGCCAAAAAAATTAACTACAATTACATTTTAAAAGGACAAGAACTGCGACTAGATTCTTATTTATCAACTCATTCTAAAAATAAATTCAGCGACCAAGAAATAGTAGTAATTCTATATTTACCCGAAGGGGCTGTAGTTAAGTTTAATAACAATACAAAACACTATTTAAATAATAGAATAGCGTCAAACTATATAAATCAATACCTTAATGTAGATGAAGATGGTGTAATATGTAAGGATTGTGACAATGATGAATTTGAAGTAGACATTGATACTCCCAATATTAAAATTAACGAAAACGGGATTGAAATTAAAGGAGAGAAAAGCAGTTTAAAAATCAACGATAGTGGCATTAATGCCGAATCGGAAGAAGTAAAAGTAAAAATTGACGGCGACGGTATTAATATTAAATCCGATAATTAA